The sequence below is a genomic window from Montipora capricornis isolate CH-2021 chromosome 14, ASM3666992v2, whole genome shotgun sequence.
ATTGACATCGCACTTGTTAACTTTCACTGTCAAATGATACTCCGTCATGCATACTTCGAATAACGTGAGAGTAAAAAGTTGAAATAAAGGCGCCAAAGAGAAAGGGCCCGTGCGGTCAAAATTTAAAAGTAGCGACGGAGAGATGGGGATCTTATTGTAATCATGTACAATTTATCTGAAAGCATTGTTGTAAAtcacaagtgaaaaaaaaagattaataaaagTGTAATAACTCCGCATAGAGGGTATTTTAGCAGGGAATCCAGCCCGCTCAAGTAAGTTTTGATTTTGTATTCATTACAGGACAATGAAGGCCACCCAGTTTTTAAACCTTTTATATCTGATAACCGTTCCAAGGTAGCATTCCTGTTGAgtgaaaatgtttcaaaaaagaaaaaaggacttGCTTACTTTTCTCTCCTGTGGCAAGAATCACACCAACGTGCCTTGTTTCTCTCCTCGTCCGGTGTTCCAGTCGATTTCGATTTCGGCCCCGACGTCGAATGGCCCTCTCAAAATGCAACGACTTTTCGACAGTACACTGACACCATGTATTATTCATAAATACTGTACATTTTGTCTTGCATATGTCGGTGAACGAGATCTTGTTAACTGTCCAAATACACACTGCCTGAAAGACTTAACGCGGAAAGGCGGAACagcttatttcattgaaattccTATCATCAAACAGATACAAACATTGTTTTCAAGGGATGGATTCTTTGATGATTTGCAGCATCGATTtcacagaaagaagaaaaatataaacaacTTGGAAGACGTATACGATGGACGAATTTACAGACGACTTGTGAAGGACAGAATTTTGCAGTCTGGAAATAACTTTTCCTTTGTATGAATACAGCCGGTGTACCAATTTTTAAATCATCCAAAGTCTCCATTTGGCCAATCTATCTAGTTATAAATGAACTACCTTGGCGACAGAGGACATGCTGATCTCTGGTCTTTGGTTTGGAGAGAAAGAAACCGGCCATGTGGTCTTTCCTTAAACCATTTTACAAATCTTTCGTTGATTTAGAGCAAGGTGTTATATTTCAAGTCAAAAACAAAGGACCCGTAACCTGCAAGGCAGTTCGCCTCGGATGTACTTGTGACCTTCCTGTGCGTTGCATGATTTGTAATGCCATGCAGTTTAATGGAGCGTCGAGTTGTTGGAAATGCCTGCAGGAGGGTAAAACTGCAAAAGTAAGCCAACGGGGACATACAAGGGTATTTTCATTCATGCACCACGATCCGAAAGGACCACAGAGGACATTTGATGATACTTTGATGCATGCCAAAGACGCGTTGCAGAACCAGATATCTGGGAAAACAAACCAGTACGCTGTTCATGGAATTAAAGGACTGTCTTGGCTAGCGTTGATTCCCAGATTTAACTATGTGGCTGGTGTAGGAATCGACTACATGCACGGAGTATTGCTTGGAGTGCAAAAAACACTACTGAAGCTGTGGTTTAATGCTACGTTTTCGGGAAGACATTTTAGTGTACGTAGTCTAATTAGTAAGGCCGATGCTCGACTTTCCGAAATTGCACCAACACTGGAAATTAAACGAATGCCTCGCTCGATAGAGGAGCACCTTCAGTATTGGAAGGCTAACGAGCTTCGCTCGTTTCTTCTATATTTTGGTAATCCAGTGTTATACGGCATCTTACCGGATGAATATTTTCAGCATTATTTCCTTCTTGTTCATgcagtttattttcttttgaaagatTCTATTTCTTCTGCTGATCTAAGCGAGGCCGAGAAACTTCTCTTTATGTTTTGTGAAAAATTGTCTTCTCTATATGGAGAACAATTCATGACTTTAAATTTTCATCAACTTGTGCACTTAGCCGACGATGTACGTGACCTCGGCCCTTTGTACACTCACAGCTGCTTTAGTTTCGATGATAAAAATGGGTTCATTCTAAAGCTAATTCATGGCACTCAATTTATCGAAAGTCAGATACTCAGTGCTGTGTCATTTGTACAAAAAATACCTGAACTGAGAGAAAAATGTATAAAACCAGGGTCAGAGGTTAAGGAAATATATAGATCATTAAGTTGTGCCAGACGGCCTAAAAATCCAGAGCTGATATCAAGTTCGTTGAATGCCTACCGACTAGGGTCGATTTATGTACAATCGTTGGATGAACTTGAGTATGCCGCTCTGGAACGTTATCTAGGGTACCccctagacttgccacaagtcgacctcacgataaccccagaagaaaatgtttcggcgagcgaatcgtgatttttcgtacgtgaagtgaatgagcgagcgacgaagtcgcgagaggtcgacttgtctcgcttgcaaagttttcatttgcgtctcgcgccaaaaaggggatgacgtcattcgcaagcccTGAACTTAATGGcacaatccgacgaaaacagtcgtacatgtttgtttctacgaaatcgaaagaggaaatttgttaactttgtgctaaaggtatcagaaacaaagatgaaataaaacgaaagctttttttcaatctcgagtcgccgcttggaaaggagatctccagtggtattttctggaccaacacttgtgccgtgatttgtgctgataggaacgaaagactaatatattcgaaagattagcaagtaagggaaagcttcgaatcgtcaagaaagtcgACTGATTTCACTCAAGAAAGATCTGGTacgcttcaggtgtaggagacgtactagaccgggattaattaaaagatacatcttagtgaaacttaagcttaccatttagcgatgcaatgactctcgtcgatgaatacacatgcattttaaaattttttgttccattcgacgaaaaatgtgttgatagtcgttgagaatcgcctcgggacttccagacacccgtttacacttaagattttaaatgtgtgtTCTCCTAAATAGCGACCggctagagaccaaatctttcgtgagtgaaaacagtggaagaattacgaagacgatagcattgccACCCGCTCCCAGTAAAACGACCAAAAGCGTCcgggactagttcaaaggtcagacttttcccagctccggttggagaagacacaaacagatctatgcaagacagatattcttcaattattttcctctgatggTCGCGTAATTTGGAATATCCGGTGGCCTTAGTAGCGTGTttgaaaatcacgcttcactgcgtgtggcaaattttgattgacaactctatcccctggggtccacgaggactactctgattggcctagctcagcgacccgtttttgggtcgctaaattggcgctaatcaagtatgaaaagtccttcgttccgcgcgtatctagacgaaggacttttcgaaagtctagggTACCCCCCTGCAACTGTTAATGTCACGGCATTTAACAgaatttcaatgtttcaagaCGATCGTCATATATACAGCACTCGGTACaagaaaatgtacaagcgaaattGCTCAACGGTTAAGTATTGTAAGCAGGGGTCTTTTCATTTCGCTCAAGTTGAATAATTTTTTAGACTTTCCGATTGCCCTGACGCTGGGCAGACTAGAAACCTTGTCATGGCTAGGCCCTTGGCACTTCAAAAGCCATACAGTCGTCGAACCCATATCAATGTCGTAGAAAGACCAAACCTTtccatttttgttacctttgccCTTGCAGAAACATGTTCTAACGTTTTATACCTTCAGTTTACAGATGAGCCAGGTATATAGGGCTTATGTATGTGAGTTTCCTAATTTTCTTGAAGTTGATTAGCGTTATGCTCTAAATATCTTTCTACTCTGTATAAATATACTTTCAACAACACATAGTTGTGGCTTCGTGTTTCTCACTGGGTTTCCGGTTTTTTTTGCGTCGCCCTTCCCCACCCCCATTCCTTCCATCACGCAATTTGATGTGCTGCTCTTTAGCTTCCAGTCCTTAACAAGGCatcagttataataataataataataataataataataataataataataataataataataataataatatttcatttatatagcgctcacaTCCATTACCTGTCCGAGGCGCTTTACAAAATTATCTCTAAAACCACAATTATAAAATTcaggaataaaaattaaaaactaaaaattaaaaatataatgagTTACTCTCAATAAATCTAATAAAAAGGATGCTCTTAAGTTTTCTCTTAAATGATAAAACTGTACTGGATTGACGTATTTCCAAAGGAATAGTGTTCCAAATCTTCGGGGCACAAACAGAAAAGGCTCTATCACCatatgttttggttttacaagttgGCTGGATTAGCAGGTCTTGAAAATTCGAGCGAAGAGACCTAGCTGATTTCCGATGTTCCAGGAGATTTGTTAGATATTGTGGACAGAGACCATTCAATGATTTGTAGACAAAAtaaagatgtttaaaaacgaTCGGATACGAGACCGGCAACCAATGAAGTTCTACTAAGATAGGAGTAATATGATCATATTTCCGTGCACCGGTGACATAGCGAGCAGCAATGTTCTGGATTTGTTGCAACTTCTTCACTTTATACTTTGGTAGACCAAAGTATAGATGATTACAATAGTCCAACCGCGTAGTTATAAATGCATGTATAACCGTCGAGGCAACATTCACGTCAAGATATGGACGAATTCTAAATAAACTCCTTAGGTGGTTGATCGAAGACTTACAGACATGATCAATTTGGTCATCAAAGGTCATGTGCTTGTCAAGAATGACTCCAAGGCTCCTTACTCTGTCAGAGATGGCAATTCGTTCGTCTCTAAATTGCAGGTAGTCAAGTGCAGGCCCCTCGCGAAACCGCGAATGGATCAACAAAATGTCCGTCTTGTCCGGGTTCAGCTTCAAATCATTCTGTTCCATCCAGCAACTTATGTCGGACACACAGCTAACAACGCGATCAATAGCTAAATTCATATGGTTTGTTTTGAAGGCTAAGTAAAGTTGAGTATCATCGGCATAAAGGTGGTAATTAAGTTGGCGGTTGCGAATGACATCAGAAATAGGAGCAGTATATAACAGATAAAGTAAGGGTCCTAAAACAGAGCCCTGTGGTACACCGACAAGCAGGTCACGTTTCGTTGAGTGAGATTGATTGATACTGACAAATTGTGTACGACTACAAAGATAGGACTTGAACCAGTTAAGAACAGTGCCGGTAATTCCAAAACGCTTTTCAAGCCTAGACAGAAGTAAGTCATGgttaacagtgtcaaaagcgGCTGATAGATCCAAGAGAACCAGTATTACACTGTTCCCGTTGTCTAGTGATATCATAATGTCATTATGCACCCTCATTAAAGCTGACTCTGTGCTGTGACAACTCCTATATGCGGACTGAAAGGGCACATGTAAATCATTACAGGCCAGATAGTCATTAAGCTGTACAGCGACTGCCTTTTCAATAAGTTTGGAGATATACTTAAGATTAGACACTGGACGGAAGTTGGCAAAGACCTTATGGTCAGCAGTAGGCTTCTTCAAGAACGGTCGAAGCATGGCACATTTTAAGTCCTCGGGCATTTCACCTGTAGTCAACGACAAATTAATGATTCTCGTAAGCATAGGTAACAAAGGGTGACAACACTTGGCCATGATTGAAGCCGGAAGCGGGTCAAGTGAACACGACTTAATTGCCCCAGACTTGATTAATTTGAAGACCTCGTCATTTGTGAGTGATTTAAAAGACTGTAGCTTCGTTTCACAGCTAAAACATTGCACTGCTTCAGAGATTGTTGTCAATTCAGTGGCACTCCGCCCAACAGCAATTTCACTACGTATACGGTCAATCTTCTGCATGAAGAAATCAGCAAATGCACAAGCTAGGTAGAATGGTTCTCACTTAAGattatcaataaaataaatcacCTTGAGAATAACTAAGAGTCCTACTAATTTTCTTACACCGAATTTTAATGACTGTTGTGAAAGGTGAGAGACGCGGGAAACGATCGAATTTAGTCTCAAAAGGATTCTCCGTAGTCGGAAAATGGCGCGCGATGTGTCCACGCCGTCAAAGCCATGGAGAAAAGTCGGGCGATTTCATTTACTTGCTCGGATTTATGCCCTGAATCTGCGCTTTTTAATACCTTAATGCGTCGTAGAAAAAGAAGACTCTTAGGGTAGCAAATTCTACACCCCGCGTCGCACCAATTCACAAACAGATGTTGTGGACTGAGCACGCTTGTGCGGCGGGCTCCCCACCATATCTACTCCTGCAAAAAAGAAATTGACTACTGATAGTCGGTGAGTAAATTTCAAAGTATTTTAAGCAGCATAAAGTTAATCATGTACTAGCAGATTCTTGGGATTACAATAATTTACACTCCAAATTGCATTTATGTTTTCTTGGGCCTCGGAAATCAGAAATATCGCTTATGCGGCGGGCTCGCCAAACGTCAACTCTTTAAGCACGAGCTGCTATTTTTTTGTAATGGGGAACTTTgtggagaaaaacaaaattatggcTGTGATGAGGCTTCCATCAGGTTTCAGAGCAGCTGCTCGGATTTCGATACGACCGTGTTAAAGTCAAGACTAAATTCAGGCCAGAATGCAGGACTGAATTTAGGCTCGAATATCCGCATAAATATCTCGCTCTATCGGTTAAGCCTTAAAAAATCCTGTTACGCGTGCCCCTGGCTCTGTTCGTGCTATGATAAAGCAATTAAGGTCACATTCAGGTCTGGATATGACTCGTTCAGGTCTGATATTCAAAAataatgcctatgcaaatttttgggggATAAACAACaggtattatgggatttgagaaagtagaaagtaaccaagagtccattacccaagagtaaagTTTTgcgttaaaataaaaatatcgaCCAAATCGGCGAACTCGatgttgtatccaattcaaatttcccggttttaagattctttgtgcattgtatttgcattataactTGGTTTAAAACTAAACACTTTGCTGATGCTGATTGACTCTTGTTATAACAAAAGCAGTGCTAGTTACAGACTGGCAGTGGCATTAACCAGCAATGACCATGCATGAAAATGACAACGACAGCAGACAGGGAAATGACACCGTTAAACGGGAATGAACTGAAATTACACTGGTATAACAACGGATGAGCCAATATCAAGGAAAATTGTAGCGACAAATGTAATTATTTTAAAGTactgaaaggaaaacaaaacagccaaaaaaaGTCACAATAGCGGTGACTTGAATGGCATGTACATGGGAAATGGCGATGGCATAAAAATGAGTTTGGATTGCTATAATTTCAGTAGTCTTTAGTTAGCTCCTTCAcacattttgtaaaaaaacaaaaaaacaaaaaacaaatgtatAAAACTAAAAGATAGCATTTACCAAGAGATCTTCgtcaatttctttcaatttcttttcgTGAGCTCGGAACACTGCGCTTTTTATGTGTTGTGATTGGTTAGCTCTGAGGTGATaagaaagtaataatttattcgGCCCCTGACAGCCAAACAGTATATATTCTTGCCTGAGCAGTTTCGTCCGTCTCCAACATATCCCTCCTTACAAGTGCAGTTATATAAACCATTGGTGTTGTTGCACACGGCGACATGGCTGCAGTTATGTTTTCCTGTTAAACACTCGTCGATATCTGGAATGACATCCAACAAATTATAATTAGTAACATatatttttactttcaattggAAACAAGTCACTGTCCACAAAATCGTTAGACACTGTATTTTGTTCTCGTGCCTTTCTCTAAACGCAGCTTTATGCGGGTGGAGTacgtaataatgataataataatacataataataataataataataataataataataataacattgtttACCCTGTGCCTCAACCCTATTGCTTGGAAGTTGAGAGCCACAAGCGTGAGGAGTTTCGATTGCTATAATTTCAGTAGTCTTTAGTTAGCTCCTTCAcacattttgtaaaaaaacaaaaaaacgaaaaacaaatgTATAAAACTAAAAGATAGCATTTACCAAGAGATCTTAgtcaatttctttcaatttcttttcgTGAGCTCAGAACACTGCGCTTTTTATGTGTTGTGATTGGTTAGCTCTGAGGTGATaagaaagtaataatttattcgGCACCTAGCAGCCAAACAGTATATATTCTTGCCTGAGCAGTTTCGTCCGTCTCCAACATATCCCTCCTTACAAGTGCAGTTATATAAACCATTGGTGTTGTTGCACACGGCGACATGGCTGCAGTTATGTTTTCCTGTTAAACACTCGTCGATATCTGGAATGACATCCAACAAATTATAATTAGTAACATatatttttactttcaattggAAACAAGTCACTGTCCACAAAATCGTTAGACACTGTATTTTGTTCTCGTGCCTTTCTCTAAACGCAGCTTTATGCGGGTGGAGTatgtaataatgataacaataataataataataacaataataataataataataataataataataataaaaacattgTTGACCCTGTGCCTCAACCCTATTGCTTGGAAGTTGAGAGCCACAAGCGTGAGGAGTTTCGATTGATATAATTTCAGTAGTCTTTAGTTAGCTCCTTCAcacattttgtaaaaaaacaaaaaaacgaaaaacaaatgTATAAAACTAAAAGATAGCATTTACCAAGAGATCTTAgtcaatttctttcaatttcttttcgTGAGCTCAGAACACTGCGCTTTTTATGTGTTGTGATTGGTTAGCTCTGAGGTGATaagaaagtaataatttattcgGCACCTAGCAGCCAAACAGTATATATTCTTGCCTGAGCAGTTTCGTCCGTCTCCAACATATCCCTCCTTACAAGTGCAGTTATATAAACCATTGGTGTTGTTGCACACGGCGACATGGCTGCAGTTATGTTTTCCTGTTAAACACTCGTCGATATCTGGAATGACATCCAACAAATTATAATTAGTAACATatatttttactttcaattggAAACAAGTCACTGTCCACAAAATCGTTAGACACTGTATTTTGTTCTCGTGCCTTTCTCTAAACGCAGCTTTATGCGGGTGGAGtatgtaataatgataataataataataataataataacaataacaataataataataataataataataataataataatcataataataataataataaaaataaaaacattgttGACCCTGTGCCTCAACCCTATTGCTTGGAAGTTGAGAGCCACAAGCGTGAGGAGTTTCGATTGATATAATTTCAGTAGTCTTTAGTTAGCTCCTTCAcacattttgtaaaaaaacaaaaaaacgaaaaacaaatgTATAAAACTAAAAGATAGCATTTACCAAGAGATCTTAgtcaatttctttcaatttcttttcgTGAGCTCAGAACACTGCGCTTTTTATGTGTTGTGATTGGTTAGCTCTGAGGTGATaagaaagtaataatttattcgGCACCTAGCAGCCAAACAGTATATATTCTTGCCTGAGCAGTTTCGTCCGTCTCCAACATATCCCTCCTTACAAGTGCAGTTATATGAACCATTGGTGTTGTTGCACACGGCGACATGGCTGCAGTTATGTTTTCCTGTTAAACACTCGTCGATATCTGGGATGACATCCAACAAATTATAATTAGCAACATATATGTTTACTTTCAATTGGAAATAAGTCACTGTCCACGAAAAATCGTTACACACTGTATTTTGTTCTCGTGCCTTTCTCTAAACG
It includes:
- the LOC138033332 gene encoding uncharacterized protein, whose product is MWSFLKPFYKSFVDLEQGVIFQVKNKGPVTCKAVRLGCTCDLPVRCMICNAMQFNGASSCWKCLQEGKTAKVSQRGHTRVFSFMHHDPKGPQRTFDDTLMHAKDALQNQISGKTNQYAVHGIKGLSWLALIPRFNYVAGVGIDYMHGVLLGVQKTLLKLWFNATFSGRHFSVRSLISKADARLSEIAPTLEIKRMPRSIEEHLQYWKANELRSFLLYFGNPVLYGILPDEYFQHYFLLVHAVYFLLKDSISSADLSEAEKLLFMFCEKLSSLYGEQFMTLNFHQLVHLADDVRDLGPLYTHSCFSFDDKNGFILKLIHGTQFIESQILSAVSFVQKIPELREKCIKPGSEVKEIYRSLSCARRPKNPELISSSLNAYRLGSIYVQSLDELEYAALERYLGYPLDLPQVDLTITPEENVSASES